The DNA sequence AGCCCTTCATTTCATAATGATGATGAAGAGGAGCACATCGAAAAAGTCTTTTCCCTTCTCCTGTTTTCAGTCTGGTATATTTGAAATAATAGCGTTGTAAGAGAGATGACATAGCTTCCACGAGAAACAAAAAGCTGATTATCATAAAAAATATTTCGGACTTCAACAAAATTGCCAATACGGCTATCAATCCACCCATTGACAAGGCTCCCGTATCACCCATAAACACTCCTGCCGGTTTTATATTATACCAGAGAAATCCTACCATTGCACCGATCAAGGCGGTTATAAAAACTGCAAGTTCACCGGCATTTTTTATAAATTCAATCTGGAGATAATCCGCAATAACAGCATTTCCTTTTATATATGCAATAATTCCCAATCCAAACGCAACAATCGCAATCGAACCGGAAGCGAGCCCATCCAAACCATCGGTAAGGTTAACAGCATTTGAATAAAAAGTGATGAAGAGTGCTACAAAAGGAATAAATAATATTCCTAAGGAAAAGGACGTATTCTTAAAAAAGGGTAAAGTTATTTCTGTGATTGAAGCGGATTTTTCGTAACCGAAGTATAAAGTAAAAGCAATTAGTAGTCCAAGAACAATCTGTCCTGAAATTTTGTATTTTTCTACCAATCCCTCGGAAACACGTTTAATGTTTTTTAAATAATCATCCAAAAAGCCCAATCCACCAAGCCACAAAACGACCAAACCCGCCATTAAAACGTAATTATTTGTGAGATTATTCCAAAGCAAAACAGAGATCAGTAAGGCTATTCCGATGATCAATCCACCCATAGTCGGAGTTCCAGCCTTATGCTTGTGATTGGTGGGCAAATCCAGATTGATCCGCTCAGTTATCTGATTCTTTTTCAAATCTTTAATGAGTTTCGGAGCAAAGATGAATGACAATAATATTGCCGTGATAAATGCACCTAATGCTCGGAAGGTAATGTATTGAAAAATATTAAAAATACTATTATATTTCACCAGCGGGTAGAAAATATGATAAAACATTAGATTGTTATCCTTTCTAAAATTTTCTCTAATTTAATATCTCGAGAACCTTTTATTAAAATTGCTGAGTTTTGGGGAAAATCAAATTTTTCCCTTTTCAATGCTTCTGTAACATCTGAATAATGCGCGGCACCACGAAAATATTCCGCATATTTTCCAATTGTAATTATTCGATCAATTTGTGATTTTTTTAGATCTTCTCCAAACTGACGATGGATTTCTTCACTTTTAGCACCTAATTCAAGCATATCACCAAGAATAGCAATTTTGGGTGAATTTTGCAAAGCGACAAAATGCTCAATACCGGAGCGAAGAGACATGGGATTCGAGTTGTAGCAATCTGCGATGATTAGCCAATCTCGTTTTGTATTCCTTTTTATTTCCATCCGTAAATCCAAATCTTGAACTTTCATAAGTCCTTCTTTTATTTGTTCATCTGAAAGTCCTAATTTTTTTGCAATAATGATCGCAGGAATTGAAT is a window from the Candidatus Cloacimonadota bacterium genome containing:
- the mraY gene encoding phospho-N-acetylmuramoyl-pentapeptide-transferase, producing the protein MFYHIFYPLVKYNSIFNIFQYITFRALGAFITAILLSFIFAPKLIKDLKKNQITERINLDLPTNHKHKAGTPTMGGLIIGIALLISVLLWNNLTNNYVLMAGLVVLWLGGLGFLDDYLKNIKRVSEGLVEKYKISGQIVLGLLIAFTLYFGYEKSASITEITLPFFKNTSFSLGILFIPFVALFITFYSNAVNLTDGLDGLASGSIAIVAFGLGIIAYIKGNAVIADYLQIEFIKNAGELAVFITALIGAMVGFLWYNIKPAGVFMGDTGALSMGGLIAVLAILLKSEIFFMIISFLFLVEAMSSLLQRYYFKYTRLKTGEGKRLFRCAPLHHHYEMKGWTENQIVVRFWIIMILLTTIGLITLKIR